Proteins encoded within one genomic window of Chloroflexota bacterium:
- the speB gene encoding agmatinase produces MTPAPPRRLPEECSVPERNGSDRDAARVPDFAAVNGWDAEYETFDDYDLPTYVGPVTFSRLPWVPDPAEIRARRADVAIIGAPFDDAVSHRPGARFGPRAIRQAQYTTGALHSLALGIEPYEVLTAVDAGDANIVPAWTERAHALIYRKVRDVASSGAIPIVLGGDHSITWPSATAVAELHRPGSIGIVHFDAHADTASDDWGVLAGHGTPMRRLIESGAVDGRNFVQVGLRGYWPRIPVFEWMAEHGLRYHLMREIEERGAEAVVADAIAEALDGPDAIYLSLDIDVIDPGLAPGTGTPEPGGMLTREVLRAIRQVVGAVELAGMDVVEVSPPYDHAETTAMAANRAVLEAISALAVKKAAGRTVRFER; encoded by the coding sequence ATGACGCCCGCGCCACCGCGCCGCCTCCCGGAGGAGTGCTCCGTGCCCGAACGTAACGGATCAGACCGCGACGCGGCCCGCGTCCCCGACTTCGCCGCGGTCAACGGCTGGGACGCCGAGTACGAGACGTTCGACGACTACGACCTCCCGACCTACGTCGGCCCGGTCACGTTCAGCCGCCTGCCATGGGTGCCCGACCCCGCGGAGATCCGCGCTCGTCGGGCGGACGTCGCGATCATCGGCGCCCCGTTCGACGACGCGGTGAGCCACCGCCCGGGGGCCCGCTTCGGCCCTCGCGCCATCCGCCAGGCGCAGTACACGACCGGGGCGCTCCATTCGCTGGCGCTCGGCATCGAGCCGTACGAGGTGCTCACGGCAGTCGATGCCGGCGATGCGAACATCGTCCCGGCCTGGACCGAGCGGGCCCATGCGCTCATCTACCGCAAGGTTCGTGACGTGGCGAGCAGCGGCGCGATCCCCATCGTCCTCGGCGGGGACCACTCGATCACCTGGCCCTCGGCGACGGCCGTCGCCGAGCTCCATCGACCCGGCTCGATCGGCATCGTCCACTTCGACGCCCATGCGGATACGGCGAGCGACGACTGGGGCGTCCTCGCCGGCCACGGGACGCCGATGCGCCGCCTCATCGAGTCGGGCGCGGTGGACGGTCGGAACTTCGTCCAGGTGGGGCTCCGTGGGTACTGGCCGCGGATCCCGGTCTTCGAATGGATGGCCGAGCACGGCCTCCGCTACCACCTCATGCGGGAGATCGAGGAGCGCGGCGCGGAGGCGGTCGTCGCCGATGCGATCGCCGAGGCGCTCGACGGGCCGGACGCGATCTACCTCTCGCTCGACATCGATGTCATCGATCCGGGGCTCGCACCGGGCACGGGCACGCCGGAGCCCGGCGGCATGCTCACCCGCGAGGTGCTCCGGGCGATCCGCCAGGTCGTGGGCGCCGTCGAGCTCGCCGGGATGGATGTCGTGGAGGTCTCGCCGCCGTACGATCACGCCGAGACCACGGCGATGGCGGCGAACCGGGCCGTCCTCGAGGCGATCAGCGCGCTCGCCGTGAAGAAGGCGGCCGGGCGCACCGTCCGGTTCGAACGCTGA
- a CDS encoding replication-associated recombination protein A has product MPARRSTAAGGARPEALFAPPPGRQPLAARMRPRDLDEFVGQEHLVGERGPLRRSLARGHLGSLLLWGPPGTGKTSLARLLATAVGADFETLSAVMSGVADVRSIVANARERLTLGSTRTVLFLDEIHRFNKAQQDALLPHVEDGTVTLIGATTENPYFEVNSALLSRLRVWRLEPLSDADVATVVRRALSDAERGLAGDLGPAGGVALPEDAFAHLVDIAGGDARSALNILEGAVALADAEEARDADGRLAPRLEDVEAAAQQRVLTYDRAGDGHYDTASAFIKSLRGNDPDAALYWLASMIAAGEDPRFIARRLIISASEDVGTADPRALSVAVAAASALDWVGLPEAQYALAQATITLAVSPKSNRVGRAYAAAMDDVLRHGSQPVPRHLRAATDRQRRETGDAAGYRYPHDYEGADIEQQYLPDALVGRRYYVPSDQGVERRIGEYMAERRARRADRPKRVPQPGGDPMVGMGDGAKAHTESRRKLARTQRADAEE; this is encoded by the coding sequence ATGCCGGCCCGCCGATCGACCGCCGCCGGAGGCGCCCGCCCGGAGGCGCTCTTCGCTCCGCCGCCGGGGCGGCAACCACTCGCCGCCCGGATGCGCCCGCGGGATCTCGACGAGTTCGTCGGCCAGGAGCACCTCGTCGGCGAGCGCGGCCCGCTCCGCCGCTCGCTGGCTCGCGGTCATCTCGGCTCGCTCCTGCTGTGGGGTCCGCCCGGGACGGGCAAGACGAGCCTCGCCCGTCTCCTCGCGACCGCGGTCGGCGCCGACTTCGAGACCCTCTCGGCGGTGATGAGCGGCGTCGCGGACGTCCGCTCGATCGTGGCGAACGCGCGGGAGCGACTGACGCTCGGCAGCACCCGCACCGTCCTGTTCCTCGATGAGATCCATCGCTTCAACAAGGCGCAGCAGGACGCGCTCCTGCCCCACGTCGAGGATGGCACCGTCACCCTCATCGGGGCGACGACGGAGAACCCGTACTTCGAGGTGAACTCCGCCCTCCTGAGCCGCCTGCGCGTCTGGCGCCTGGAACCGCTGAGCGACGCGGATGTCGCGACCGTCGTCCGCCGAGCGCTGTCCGACGCCGAGCGTGGACTCGCGGGCGACCTGGGTCCGGCCGGTGGCGTGGCCCTTCCCGAGGATGCATTCGCCCACCTCGTCGACATCGCCGGCGGCGACGCACGGTCGGCCCTCAATATCCTCGAAGGCGCGGTGGCGCTCGCCGATGCGGAAGAGGCCCGCGACGCGGACGGTCGGCTCGCCCCGCGGCTCGAGGACGTCGAGGCGGCGGCACAGCAGCGGGTCCTCACCTACGACCGGGCGGGCGACGGCCATTACGACACGGCGAGCGCATTCATCAAGAGCCTTCGCGGCAATGACCCGGACGCCGCGCTCTACTGGCTCGCCTCGATGATCGCCGCTGGCGAGGACCCGCGATTCATCGCCCGGCGGCTCATCATCAGCGCCTCGGAGGACGTCGGCACCGCGGATCCCCGGGCGCTGTCGGTCGCGGTCGCCGCCGCATCGGCGCTCGACTGGGTGGGGCTGCCGGAGGCGCAGTACGCGCTCGCCCAGGCGACGATCACGCTCGCTGTGTCGCCGAAATCCAACCGGGTCGGTCGAGCCTACGCGGCGGCGATGGACGACGTGCTGCGGCACGGATCCCAGCCGGTCCCGCGGCACCTCCGCGCAGCGACGGACCGCCAGCGTCGCGAGACCGGCGATGCGGCCGGTTACCGCTACCCACACGACTACGAGGGAGCGGATATCGAGCAGCAGTACCTGCCCGACGCGCTCGTCGGCCGGCGCTACTACGTCCCATCCGACCAGGGGGTCGAGCGCCGCATCGGCGAGTACATGGCGGAACGCCGGGCGCGACGAGCGGACCGACCGAAGCGGGTCCCCCAACCCGGCGGTGACCCGATGGTCGGCATGGGCGACGGTGCGAAGGCGCACACCGAGAGTCGGCGGAAGCTCGCCCGTACCCAGCGCGCCGACGCCGAGGAGTAG
- a CDS encoding HAD family hydrolase produces MTGSRTRAAGRLHPVAITFDFGNTLVAVRRDALELVVERLAIEVDRRSGPVARPAFLAAWREERVRQFAEEIPEGREVDLEQRVVRVLARLRGMPPPAVGRRWDDAVAAVMSDAAERSAAVEAYSAAFIAEVPVPDGVGALLARLAQRHRLGVLSNWPHARTIDRFLGAAGWSPLFQATIVSQRVGAIKPRPEIFRAAEAALDAEPASILHVGDDWAADVVGAKRAGWLAAYLPGRQGDSPLPSSDPDDAVRADLLLDELGDLVDRLA; encoded by the coding sequence GTGACCGGATCCAGAACGCGGGCCGCGGGTCGGCTTCACCCGGTCGCGATCACCTTCGACTTCGGCAACACGCTCGTGGCGGTGCGTCGGGACGCGCTCGAGCTGGTGGTCGAGCGGCTGGCGATCGAGGTCGACCGCCGCTCCGGGCCCGTTGCGCGGCCGGCGTTCCTCGCCGCGTGGCGCGAGGAGCGGGTCCGCCAGTTCGCGGAGGAGATCCCGGAGGGTCGCGAGGTGGACCTGGAACAGCGGGTCGTGCGCGTCCTCGCCCGCCTTCGTGGGATGCCCCCACCCGCCGTCGGACGGCGCTGGGACGACGCGGTCGCGGCAGTCATGTCCGACGCCGCGGAGCGGAGCGCCGCCGTGGAGGCCTACAGCGCGGCGTTCATCGCCGAGGTACCGGTACCGGATGGCGTGGGTGCCCTGCTCGCCCGACTCGCGCAGCGCCACCGTCTCGGTGTCCTGTCGAACTGGCCCCACGCGAGGACGATCGACCGCTTTCTCGGGGCGGCGGGATGGTCGCCGCTGTTCCAGGCGACGATCGTCTCGCAGCGCGTCGGAGCGATCAAGCCGCGGCCGGAGATCTTCCGTGCCGCCGAGGCGGCGCTCGACGCGGAGCCCGCTTCGATCCTCCACGTCGGCGACGACTGGGCGGCGGACGTCGTCGGGGCGAAGCGAGCCGGCTGGCTCGCTGCGTACCTGCCGGGACGGCAGGGGGATTCGCCGCTTCCCTCGAGCGATCCCGACGACGCCGTGCGGGCGGATCTCCTGCTCGACGAGCTCGGCGACCTCGTCGATCGGCTCGCCTGA
- a CDS encoding DUF4446 family protein encodes MDLIIAAIALAVAVAVGVRSMRRLARLEARVVALTRGADGHTLEAVIGAHLETVDAVARELASVAARTAMLEASGRRAFQRLGLVRYNPFEETGGNQSFVLALLDADDDGFILTSLHTRSGTRVYARALTAGRSENALSGEETEALELARAAAKGSPATADHPTGSARAE; translated from the coding sequence GTGGATCTCATCATCGCTGCCATCGCGCTCGCCGTCGCGGTCGCGGTCGGCGTCCGCTCGATGCGGCGGCTCGCACGGCTCGAGGCCCGCGTCGTCGCGCTCACCCGGGGTGCGGACGGGCACACCCTCGAAGCCGTCATCGGCGCACATCTCGAGACGGTCGACGCGGTCGCCCGCGAGCTCGCCTCGGTGGCTGCCCGGACGGCCATGCTCGAGGCCTCCGGACGGCGCGCGTTCCAGCGGCTCGGGCTCGTCCGCTACAACCCGTTCGAAGAGACGGGCGGGAACCAGAGCTTCGTCCTCGCCCTTCTCGATGCGGACGACGATGGCTTCATCCTCACCAGCCTCCACACGCGCTCCGGGACCCGCGTCTATGCCAGGGCCCTCACCGCTGGCCGGTCCGAAAACGCCCTGTCGGGTGAGGAGACGGAGGCGCTCGAGCTCGCGCGCGCCGCGGCGAAGGGCAGCCCCGCGACCGCGGACCATCCGACGGGGTCCGCCAGGGCCGAGTGA
- a CDS encoding AAA family ATPase has product MATTNQIRLLVVEDVPQVAQYIRGLLNAQAHIKLLDVVIEGAKVAANVQQLKPDVVIVDALLQGRVKGLQLAAQLAQSRSGVPVIVLTVPQNPVEVDPERGVHGVLSMPFSGYDLINRIQSIHAAFQASDESGVSRLISVFAPKGGVGKTTIAFNLAVAMGQRGKRTALIDGSLQFGDLRSLLKVPANAPSILDLPTDRIQESDLQDVLWRDPSGIDILLAPPRLEMAEMVTVRDVDKVLSILRRVYDVIVIDTAPALGDVNLSLLDASDTILEIVTYDSTTIHNTIAVADAFRTIGYPASKVEYLVNRVDSPGGLQAADLARALGRVPEHAVVSDGLLVVESNNEGVPFVLANPTARISEDIARIAAQLLEGRVLVAARG; this is encoded by the coding sequence ATGGCGACCACGAACCAGATCCGACTCCTTGTCGTCGAGGACGTCCCGCAGGTGGCGCAGTACATCCGCGGACTCCTCAACGCGCAGGCGCACATCAAGCTCCTCGACGTCGTCATCGAGGGTGCGAAGGTCGCCGCCAACGTCCAGCAGCTCAAACCGGACGTCGTCATCGTCGATGCGCTGCTCCAGGGTCGGGTCAAGGGTCTCCAGCTCGCCGCACAGCTCGCCCAGTCACGCTCGGGCGTCCCGGTCATCGTCCTCACGGTGCCCCAGAACCCCGTCGAGGTCGATCCCGAGCGAGGTGTCCACGGCGTGCTGTCGATGCCATTCAGCGGCTACGACCTCATCAATCGGATCCAGTCCATCCACGCCGCGTTCCAGGCATCGGATGAGAGCGGCGTCTCGCGGCTCATCAGTGTCTTCGCTCCGAAGGGCGGGGTGGGCAAGACGACGATCGCCTTCAATCTCGCGGTCGCGATGGGCCAGCGGGGGAAACGGACCGCCCTCATCGACGGGAGCCTCCAGTTCGGCGATCTCCGCTCCCTCCTCAAGGTTCCGGCGAACGCGCCGTCCATCCTCGACCTGCCGACCGACCGCATCCAGGAGTCGGATCTCCAGGACGTCCTGTGGCGAGACCCCTCGGGCATCGACATCCTCCTCGCCCCACCGCGGCTCGAGATGGCGGAGATGGTGACCGTTCGCGACGTCGACAAGGTCCTGTCCATCCTGCGGCGGGTCTACGACGTGATCGTGATCGACACCGCGCCGGCACTCGGGGACGTCAACCTGTCGCTCCTCGACGCGTCGGACACGATCCTCGAGATCGTCACCTACGACTCGACGACGATCCACAACACGATCGCCGTCGCCGATGCGTTCCGCACGATCGGCTACCCGGCGTCGAAGGTCGAATACCTCGTCAACCGGGTGGACTCGCCGGGTGGCCTCCAGGCCGCCGATCTGGCCCGCGCGCTCGGCCGCGTCCCCGAGCACGCCGTCGTCTCGGACGGGCTCCTCGTCGTCGAGTCGAACAATGAGGGGGTACCGTTCGTCCTTGCCAACCCGACGGCCCGCATCAGCGAGGACATCGCGCGCATCGCGGCACAACTGCTCGAGGGCCGAGTCCTCGTCGCGGCGCGCGGCTGA
- a CDS encoding glutamate racemase, which translates to MADPRPIGVFDSGVGGLTVLQEILRRSPAESTLYLGDNARAPYGTRSDDEVLAFSRQALDLLVERDVKAIVVACNTSTAVALGALRRRYDIPMLGVIRPGAVAASLATRSRRIGVIATPATVRSHAYFSAIKDENPAIEVYEHATPALVPLVEAGRLDGAAVEAVVADALAPLFGTRDATGEFIFPMPPSARVDTLLLGCTHYPLLRSAIATVTGPRIAIVDSATATAAALVEVLAINGLEAPGSSRGTAADAGSEGHDRPPSSSTGGTTGAIHRQLTTGDRGQFQRLASVLFGERFRDVEHVELGVAV; encoded by the coding sequence GTGGCCGACCCGCGACCGATCGGCGTCTTCGACTCCGGCGTCGGTGGCCTCACCGTCCTGCAGGAGATCCTGCGCCGGTCGCCGGCGGAATCGACGCTCTACCTCGGCGACAATGCCCGCGCCCCGTACGGGACCCGATCGGACGATGAGGTCCTCGCGTTCAGCCGGCAGGCACTCGATCTGCTCGTCGAGCGCGACGTCAAGGCGATCGTCGTAGCCTGCAACACGTCGACGGCGGTCGCCCTCGGTGCGCTCCGCCGCCGGTACGACATCCCGATGCTCGGCGTCATCCGGCCGGGCGCGGTGGCGGCCTCGCTCGCGACGCGGAGTCGTCGGATCGGCGTCATCGCCACCCCGGCGACGGTCCGTTCGCATGCGTATTTCAGCGCGATCAAGGACGAGAACCCGGCGATCGAAGTCTACGAGCACGCGACACCGGCGCTCGTCCCGCTCGTCGAGGCGGGCCGGCTCGACGGCGCCGCGGTGGAGGCGGTCGTCGCGGATGCCCTGGCGCCCCTGTTCGGCACGCGCGACGCGACGGGCGAATTCATCTTCCCGATGCCGCCGTCCGCGCGGGTCGACACGCTCCTCCTCGGCTGCACCCACTATCCGTTGCTGCGGTCCGCGATCGCGACCGTGACCGGGCCGCGGATCGCGATCGTCGACAGCGCCACGGCTACCGCCGCCGCGCTCGTGGAGGTCCTCGCGATCAACGGGCTCGAAGCTCCCGGGAGCAGTCGCGGCACGGCCGCCGACGCGGGCAGCGAGGGTCACGATCGGCCGCCGTCGTCGTCCACCGGCGGCACGACCGGCGCGATCCACCGCCAGCTCACGACCGGCGACAGGGGACAGTTCCAGCGCCTCGCCAGTGTCCTGTTCGGCGAGCGGTTCCGGGACGTCGAGCACGTCGAGCTCGGTGTGGCTGTATGA
- a CDS encoding methyltransferase domain-containing protein: MPILGATPEERAALARLYDLDLLDAPGDLDLYRALAVRTGGPILELAVGTGRLAIPLAGDGHAVSGVDLDAAMLERARRRPVPGADGSSRSSGPVRFIEGDARTIRLPDAGSYHLAFMALNSLLLMGDRRAQADVVATLAAHLAPGGLAVVDVWVPDADDLARFDGRIVLEYPRRDPESRRFVTKAASAVHDAATGTVRLTTIYEEGDPGVPAVRWIREDRLRLVSADELVGFAEAAGLTVETMGGSYDLEPLAGGADRAILVAVKP, translated from the coding sequence ATGCCGATCCTCGGGGCGACGCCGGAGGAGCGCGCCGCGCTGGCTCGCCTCTATGACCTCGACCTTCTCGATGCCCCGGGCGACCTCGACCTCTACCGGGCGCTCGCCGTCCGGACAGGCGGGCCGATCCTCGAGCTTGCCGTGGGGACCGGCCGGCTCGCGATCCCGCTCGCGGGCGACGGCCACGCAGTGTCCGGCGTCGACCTCGACGCGGCGATGCTCGAGCGGGCCCGACGGCGGCCTGTCCCGGGCGCCGACGGGTCATCCCGTTCGTCCGGTCCAGTCCGCTTCATCGAGGGCGACGCCCGGACGATCCGGCTTCCCGACGCCGGTTCCTACCACCTCGCATTCATGGCCCTCAATTCGCTCCTGCTCATGGGCGATCGCCGCGCTCAGGCGGACGTCGTCGCGACGCTCGCCGCCCATCTTGCGCCGGGCGGTCTCGCCGTGGTGGATGTGTGGGTCCCGGACGCTGACGATCTCGCCCGGTTCGACGGTCGGATCGTGCTCGAATATCCGCGCCGCGATCCCGAGAGCCGGCGCTTCGTGACCAAGGCGGCGAGCGCGGTCCACGACGCCGCGACCGGGACGGTCCGCCTCACGACGATCTACGAGGAGGGCGATCCGGGCGTGCCGGCGGTCCGCTGGATCCGCGAGGATCGCCTCCGGCTCGTCTCCGCCGATGAGCTCGTCGGCTTCGCGGAGGCGGCAGGGCTCACCGTCGAGACGATGGGCGGCAGCTACGATCTCGAGCCGCTCGCCGGCGGTGCCGATCGGGCGATCCTCGTCGCCGTCAAGCCGTAG
- a CDS encoding ATP-dependent helicase: MSAPHRRREPAPLEQIPVWGVPPTIVSTAAGHGEGLGGLLDGLNVEQRRAVTHDRGPLLVVAGAGTGKTEVITRRIAWLIATRRAKPSEILALTFTDKAADEMAVRVDQLVPYGYTDTAISTFHAFGDRLVREFALEAGLSSDIRVLSRADVVVFLRERLFGFELDRYRPLGDPTRFLDALAGHFSRCKDEDISPARYLGYASRRVQDARAAWTSGDEGAAAELEAAERQLELARAFERYQELLGAAGYLDFGEQVALALRVLRDSASVRARVQARFRYILVDEFQDTNRAQAALVGLLADRHHDITVVGDDDQSIYRFRGAAISNILEFRERHRRARLVVLRRNYRSRAPILDASYRLIRHNDPDRLEVRAGIAKRLRPERRAHGARPVRVESFATGSDEADWVAAEIRRRIITGARPRDHAVLVRTNAMADPVVRALDAAGIPWRFSGTSGLYARPEVRLLLSALRAIADPGSSTDVYALAASEVYGLGGEDLTSIVTTARRRNRSIWEIVEELQRQPGLIRLSPATSKTLARFVDDLRRWVALAHERSSGEVLYTFLRESGLLARWSAADSVAAEETLRNVARFFEIVRVRSELVADPRAAFVVPHLGALLEAGDDPATAELDPDADGVAVLTVHKAKGLEFPTVFIVGLVAGRFPALDRRDPLGLPAALLDEVVPEGDAGLAEERRLFYVAMTRARDELILSHARDYGGARVRRVSPFVVEALDLPAAAAEIVTPSPLERLARHGRATAPIAEDRPVRVRPIGEPLTLSFGAIDAYLGCPAKYRYGHLLRIPTPPHHALIYGAALHVAVSAFHRRQAGGEVMSEADLVAAFEAAWSNEGFLSREHEEARLEAGRTALRRFRAAQLEADAVVPASVEREFTFLLDGDRIRGRWDRVDVEAGPADGTGIGETSTMEAEVAGSAAELGPTAAGPNRSGLAPDVVEPTLRLLPRERVTITDYKSGDVRDPAVARKRARESLQLSIYALAYEAQTGRLPDAVQLWFLDSGLVGRAEVDDRRIARARTLIAAAATGIRAGDFTPRPDPVGCSYCPYRDICPASATA; this comes from the coding sequence ATGAGTGCACCTCATCGACGGCGCGAACCCGCCCCGCTCGAACAGATCCCCGTCTGGGGTGTGCCGCCGACGATCGTCTCGACCGCCGCGGGGCATGGCGAGGGCCTGGGCGGGCTTCTCGACGGCCTCAATGTGGAGCAGCGCCGCGCGGTGACGCACGACCGGGGGCCGCTCCTCGTCGTGGCTGGGGCCGGTACCGGCAAGACGGAGGTGATCACCCGCCGGATCGCCTGGCTCATCGCGACGCGGCGGGCGAAACCCTCGGAGATCCTCGCCCTCACCTTCACGGACAAGGCCGCCGACGAGATGGCGGTGCGGGTGGATCAGCTCGTGCCGTATGGCTACACGGACACGGCGATCTCCACCTTCCACGCCTTCGGCGATCGGCTCGTCCGCGAGTTCGCGCTCGAGGCGGGACTCTCGTCGGATATCCGCGTCCTCTCCCGGGCGGACGTCGTCGTCTTCCTCCGGGAGCGCCTCTTCGGATTCGAGCTCGACCGATACCGGCCCCTCGGCGATCCCACCCGCTTCCTCGACGCCCTCGCCGGCCACTTCAGTCGGTGCAAGGACGAGGACATCTCGCCCGCGCGGTACCTCGGATACGCCAGCCGGCGGGTTCAGGACGCACGCGCCGCATGGACGTCCGGCGACGAGGGCGCCGCGGCGGAGCTCGAGGCGGCGGAACGTCAGCTCGAGCTCGCCCGAGCGTTCGAGCGGTACCAGGAGCTTCTCGGGGCCGCCGGCTACCTCGACTTCGGCGAACAGGTCGCACTCGCCCTGCGGGTCCTCCGGGACTCGGCATCGGTCAGGGCCCGCGTGCAGGCGCGGTTCCGGTACATCCTCGTCGACGAGTTCCAGGACACGAACCGCGCCCAGGCTGCACTCGTCGGCCTCCTCGCCGACCGCCACCACGACATCACCGTGGTCGGCGACGACGACCAGTCGATCTACCGCTTCCGTGGCGCGGCGATCAGCAACATCCTTGAGTTCCGTGAGCGCCACCGCCGAGCCCGACTCGTCGTGCTCCGGCGGAACTACCGCTCCCGCGCTCCGATCCTCGACGCGTCGTATCGCCTCATCCGCCACAACGATCCGGACCGTCTCGAGGTGCGGGCCGGGATCGCCAAGCGACTGCGGCCCGAGCGCCGCGCGCACGGAGCCCGTCCGGTCCGCGTCGAGTCGTTCGCCACGGGATCGGACGAGGCGGACTGGGTCGCGGCGGAGATCCGGCGCCGGATCATCACCGGCGCCCGGCCGCGCGATCACGCCGTCCTCGTGCGGACGAACGCGATGGCCGATCCCGTGGTCCGGGCGCTCGACGCGGCGGGCATCCCATGGCGGTTCTCCGGGACGTCGGGCCTGTACGCTCGACCCGAGGTCCGGCTCCTGCTGTCGGCGCTCCGCGCGATCGCCGACCCGGGCTCGAGCACGGACGTCTATGCCCTCGCCGCCTCGGAGGTCTACGGCCTCGGCGGCGAGGACCTCACCTCGATCGTCACGACCGCGCGACGGCGGAACCGCTCGATCTGGGAGATCGTGGAGGAGCTTCAGCGGCAGCCGGGGCTCATCCGTCTCTCACCCGCCACCTCGAAGACGCTCGCTCGCTTCGTCGACGACCTGCGGCGCTGGGTGGCCCTCGCCCACGAACGATCGTCCGGCGAGGTGCTGTACACGTTCCTTCGGGAGTCGGGCCTGCTCGCTCGCTGGTCGGCGGCGGACAGCGTCGCGGCCGAGGAGACGCTCCGCAACGTCGCCCGTTTCTTCGAGATCGTGCGCGTCCGCTCGGAGCTCGTCGCGGATCCTCGAGCGGCGTTCGTCGTCCCGCACCTCGGCGCACTCCTCGAGGCGGGGGACGATCCGGCGACGGCGGAGCTCGATCCGGACGCCGACGGGGTCGCCGTCCTCACCGTCCACAAGGCGAAAGGGCTCGAGTTCCCGACCGTGTTCATCGTCGGCCTCGTCGCCGGCCGGTTCCCGGCGCTCGATCGACGGGATCCCCTCGGGTTGCCGGCGGCGCTCCTCGACGAGGTCGTGCCCGAGGGCGACGCGGGTCTTGCCGAGGAGCGCCGCCTCTTCTACGTCGCGATGACCCGCGCCCGCGACGAGCTCATCCTCAGCCACGCCCGAGACTACGGGGGGGCACGGGTCCGCCGTGTGTCGCCGTTCGTCGTCGAAGCGCTCGACCTCCCCGCCGCGGCCGCGGAGATCGTCACCCCGTCGCCGCTCGAGCGGCTCGCCCGCCACGGTCGTGCGACGGCGCCCATCGCGGAGGACCGGCCGGTGCGAGTGCGGCCCATCGGCGAACCGCTGACGCTGAGCTTCGGGGCGATCGACGCGTACCTCGGCTGTCCGGCGAAGTACCGCTACGGGCACCTCCTCCGGATACCGACACCGCCGCATCACGCCCTCATCTACGGGGCGGCGCTCCACGTCGCCGTCTCGGCCTTTCATCGCCGTCAGGCCGGCGGGGAGGTGATGTCGGAGGCGGATCTCGTCGCGGCCTTCGAGGCGGCGTGGTCGAACGAGGGCTTCCTGTCACGCGAGCACGAGGAGGCACGACTCGAGGCCGGGCGGACGGCGCTCCGCCGTTTCCGTGCGGCACAGCTCGAGGCGGACGCGGTCGTGCCGGCCTCGGTCGAACGGGAGTTCACGTTCCTCCTCGACGGCGATCGGATCCGCGGTCGCTGGGATCGGGTCGATGTCGAGGCCGGTCCCGCCGACGGCACGGGGATCGGCGAGACCTCGACGATGGAGGCGGAAGTAGCGGGAAGCGCCGCCGAGCTCGGCCCGACCGCGGCCGGTCCGAACCGCAGTGGTCTCGCCCCGGACGTCGTCGAGCCGACCCTGCGGCTCCTCCCGCGCGAGCGGGTGACCATCACGGACTACAAGTCCGGCGACGTTCGCGACCCCGCGGTCGCCCGGAAGCGGGCCCGGGAATCGCTGCAGCTCTCGATCTACGCGCTCGCGTACGAGGCGCAGACGGGACGGCTTCCGGACGCCGTCCAGCTGTGGTTCCTCGACTCGGGGCTCGTCGGACGGGCGGAGGTGGACGACCGCCGGATCGCCCGGGCTCGAACGCTGATCGCGGCCGCGGCGACCGGCATCCGGGCCGGCGACTTCACCCCGCGCCCGGACCCGGTCGGATGCTCGTATTGCCCGTATCGGGACATTTGTCCGGCGAGCGCCACCGCGTGA